A region from the Aegilops tauschii subsp. strangulata cultivar AL8/78 chromosome 5, Aet v6.0, whole genome shotgun sequence genome encodes:
- the LOC109760179 gene encoding uncharacterized protein, which produces MEDAANATQTTSTTSSVAAVAAAAQHQQLQRQLFLMQQAQAQAQAQPHPQAQQLSQQAMSRFPSNIDAHLRPLGPHRFQQPAPSQLQTPPQPHSQGQPHPQPSPQQAAQARVRSPEVEMALQDAMRVCNPDIKTPFHSLEDAVSRLLPYHVVADYEAEEDDRILDSDATGQIPSRLQQWDHNILVKIAEFTTTFEKQVLAYNIMTKKRAIGEFRSEERLMLEQALLQEEKQASMELRAEIESREKAGREAAEAKMRMAMAEHARVEAQAHPEVIGHGPLRANAAASQGDDGPSHDMAQEQVEDGWENTQRDDDDPSEDFLNDENEPENGNSDMQEEWRRSGEFDLNSR; this is translated from the exons ATGGAGGACGCCGCGAACGCCACCCAGACCACCTCCACCACCTCGTCGGTGGCCGCCGTAGCCGCGGCGGCCCAGCACCAGCAGCTCCAGCGCCAGCTCTTTCTCATGCAGCAGGCTCAGGCTCAGGCGCAGGCCCAGCCCCACCCGCAGGCGCAGCAGCTGTCGCAGCAGGCCATGTCCCGCTTCCCGTCCAACATCGACGCCCACCTCCGCCCCCTCGGACCGCACCGCTTCCAGCAGCCGGCGCCGTCGCAGCTCCAAACCCCACCCCAGCCGCACTCGCAGGGGCAGCCGCACCCCCAGCCGTCCCCGCAGCAAGCGGCGCAGGCTAGGGTCCGGAGCCCCGAGGTGGAGATGGCGCTTCAGGACGCCATGCGGGTCTGCAACCCGGACATCAAGACGCCTTTCCATTCTCTCGAGGACGCCGTTAGCAG GTTATTGCCTTACCATGTTGTTGCTGACTACGAGGCTGAAGAAGATGACAGGATCCTTGACAGCGACGCAACTGGCCAGATTCCCTCTCGTCTTCAGCAATGGGATCATAACATTCTGGTAAAAATTGCTGAGTTCACAACAACTTTTGAGAAGCAAGTGTTGGCATACAACATAATGACCAAGAAAAGGGCCATTGGTGAGTTTCGATCGGAGGAGCGACTCATGCTAGAGCAAGCTTTGTTACAGGAGGAGAAGCAGGCTTCGATGGAACTAAGAGCAGAGATAGAATCTAGGGAGAAAGCAGGCCGCGAGGCTGCTGAAGCTAAGATGCGTATGGCCATGGCTGAGCATGCTCGAGTGGAAGCTCAAGCACACCCTGAGGTAATTGGTCATGGCCCTTTGAGGGCCAATGCTGCTGCTTCCCAAGGCGATGATGGTCCTAGTCATGACATGGCACAAGAACAGGTTGAAGATGGATGGGAAAACACTCAAAGGGATGATGATGATCCATCCGAGGATTTCCTCAATGATGAGAATGAACCAGAGAATGGAAACTCTGATATGCAAGAGGAGTGGCGGCGATCGGGGGAATTTGATCTAAACTCTAGGTAA